TTTAAAAAAATAGTAAACAAATATCCAAAAACGCTTACAATATGATATACTATTTGTGAAATTCGGATAAAAAGTATATCACATAAATTGGGGGCTGGATGATGAGTAAAACAAAAATTGCAATTAATGGTTTAGGAAGAATTGGCAGAATGGTGTTTAGAAAAGCTGTTTTGGACGATTCCCTGGAGCTTGTGGCAGTGAATGCTAGCTATCCAGCAGAAACCATAGCTCACATGCTAAAATATGACAGTGTTCACGGACGGTTTGAAGGGGAAATCACCGCTGCTGAAAATTGTATAGTCGTCGATGGGAAAAAAATAGTGTTATGCTCCACGAGAGACCCGCTTACCTTACCGTGGAGAGAACTCGAGATTGATATTGTGATCGAAGCCACTGGTAAATTCCGCAGCAAAGAAGAAGCGGAGCTTCACATTGAAGCTGGAGCTAAAAAGGTGATTATTACGGCTCCCGGAAAAAATGTAGATTCCACTATTGTGATGGGGGTAAATGAAGAAAGCTTTGACCCGGCTTTCCATGATGTAGTTTCCAATGCTTCTTGTACTACAAATTGTTTAGCTCCGGTAGTAAAAGTGCTGGAAGAACATTTTGGAATTGAAAATGGCTTGATGACAACTGTCCATTCCTTTACGAATGATCAAAAAAACCTGGATAATCCTCATAAAGATTTACGCAGGGCAAGAGGATGTACCCAATCCATTATTCCGACATCCACTGGTGCCGCAAAAGCATTAGGTGAAGTAATTCCATCTATGAAAGGAAAGTTAAATGGAATGGCGCTGCGAGTCCCAACTCCTAATGTTTCTCTAGTTGATTTAGTCGTGGATTTAAAAAGAGAAGCAACGGTTGAGGAAGTGAATGAAGCATTTAGACGGTACTCAAAAAAAGATATGCAAGGGATATTGGAATACAGCGAGGAACCTCTTGTTTCTATTGATTACACAACTTCTCCATCTTCGGCAATCGTAGATGGGCTTTCCACTCAGGTGATTGGGCAGAGGAAAGTCAAAGTGCTTGCTTGGTATGATAACGAGTGGGGTTATTCCTGCAGAGTAGTAGATTTAGCTAAATTTGTCGGATCATTTATGAACCAGAAGACAGAAGCACGCGTGTCTTAATAGTGGAAGTGATTCCCATTGTGTTTTATAATAGGTACCAACTTGCAAGAAAATGTCTTGCAAATCGGGGATAAACCGTATATACTTTTTTGTGAACTTCTGAATTTCTATTTTTTTCATGACTACTCAAAGGGTTAGGACCTCTCAGGACTAACTTTCCCCCGTGGTAGTACGTGACTGATATTTCAGGAGACAAAGAAGTCAATGTACAAAGGGGGATCCTAAATAATGGATACAATGGGAAGACACGTAATAGCTGAACTATGGGATTGTAATGAAAGTAAATTGAATGATATGTCGTTTATTGAACAAGTTTTTGTCGATGCAGCGCTGAAAGCAGGAGCGGAAGTAAGAGAAGTTGCTTTTCATAAGTTTGCCCCGCATGGAGTAAGCGGAGTAGTGATCATTTCTGAATCGCACTTAACAATTCATAGCTTTCCTGAACATGGCTATGCCAGTATAGACGTTTATACATGCGGTGATCGGATCGATCCTAATGTTGCTGCAGAATATATCGTGCAGGCATTAGAAGCAGGCAGAAATGAAACAGTAGAAGTTCCCCGGGGCATGGGTCCTGTTGAAGTTCAGCAATCTCGTGCTTTATAATATCGAATAACAAAACGATAGACCATCCAGCGATGCTGGGTGGTCTTATGTTTTAATCCAACTGATTTCTCTTCAGCAACTGCACATAGGATCGATTCCATGTTTTAGACAGCTTTCCTAAATTCATTAAATCATGTTAAAATGTTAGGAGATCATGTCGAATTTGTTGAAGGGATTTGTTTAAGTGAAAACTTTTATTTCCAGGTATGTGAGCAAACACTCTGAAACGAGTGAAAATCATCGTGATGAAGGTCTTGTTTCCCATTATTATAAAGCTAAGAAAGATGAAGTATTCCGAGCTGTAGAAGCCATGTTCGACACGCCATCGGAAGTGGTCGCGTCTTCTAAAGAACGTGGTGAAATCACGATTAAATACAAAGGGAAGAGATCGGCGTTTGTTGTAGCTACTGTAATTATGGTGCGCCCATTTCAAACTGCTGTAGATTTTTCTGTAACAACTGAATCTGGTGGACCGATCGACTTTGGATTCAGCAGAAATTTAATTGTCAGCCTTTATCAGCAGCTGGACCGCCAGTTTCCTTCAATTGATCCGTCCTAGTGTAAGATGAAATGAGCGAATGTGGAGTTGATTGAATTTGAAATGTCCAAATTGCCACTATAAGAGCACGAAAGTACTGGATTCTCGACCAATTGAAGAAGGACAAGCGATACGAAGGCGCAGGGAATGTGAAGCGTGTGATTTTCGTTTTACTACATTTGAACGCATTGAAGAAGTGCCTTTAATTGTAGTGAAGAAAGAAGGCACGCGTGAAGAATTCAGCCGTGAGAAGCTTATGCGGGGGCTCATCCGTGCCTGTGAAAAGCGTCCGGTTGCGGTTGAGGAACTGGAGAATGTTACGCTTGATATTGAAAAGGAATTGAGGAATCGAGGCGTTTCAGAGGTTTTAAGTAAGGATATCGGTGAAATGGTTATGATGCGTCTGTCCGATATTGATGAAGTTGCCTATGTCCGCTTTGCCTCGGTTTATCGTCAATTCAAAGATATCAATGTGTTTATTGATGAATTAAAAGAACTAATTAAACACGAGGATAAGGGATGAGCCTGATGCGGCTCATTTTCTTTTTTGAAGATATAGAAGGGGTGGAGCATTTTGGAATATGCGATTGGAAAACTGCTTCCCATCGATGGCTATCGTTTGAAAAAGAGCGGAGTTTCCCATAACCGAGAAAGAGTGGCGCTTACTCATTTATATCAGCCGCTGTTAGGTCAGTTAGCCATTTCGCTTTTCCAGTTTTTAGACAGTGAGTTTGAAACGATGGATGAACAGGAAGTTCATACTCATCACACGATTATGTCGTACCTTTCTGTCCAACTGGATAAAATTTATGAAGCAAGAAAAAAACTGGAAGCCATTGGCCTGCTTAGGAGCTACAAATGCATAGAAGATGGCCACACGGTTTATTTGTACGAGATCGTCTCTCCATTTACCCCGGAAGAGTTCTTTCTTGACGAAATGCTTTCTTTACTTCTCCACCATGAATTGGGAGAAGATAAGTATTTAGCTTTAAAGAAACGAGTATCTCATAAATCGTATGATCTAAGTAAATATGAGGAAACCACTGCTGCATTTGAAGACGTTTTCCAACCTATTTCCCAATCAGCTTCAAGGTTGAAAAAAAATGTAGAATCCAAACCAAACGAGTACGGGTTAGCAAAAGGACCAGTGGTCACTGACTCAAGAGTAGATTTTCATTGGCTGAAGGAAACGTTGAGGGAGCGAATGTATCCGAGTGACCGGATTCTTACTGGAAATAATAAACGTGTAATCGTTCAGCTGGCTTATTTATACAACTTAACATCAACTGAAATTGAAAAAGCGGTGACCTGGGCCATTAATGAAGACAATGAATTTATGGTAGAAGAATTCAAAGCCGCTTGTCATGATTTCATTAATGCCCGTCCATCTACATCAGCCAGTCCTTTAGAAAGTCAAAGAGAAAAGCTCTCTTCTAAAGAACAGCAAACAGGTACCAAGGAAGAGCAATTTGTAGCAATGCTTGAGCAGATTTCACCGAAAGAGCTATTAGAAGATTTGTCATCTGGAAGTCATGCAGCTGATCAGGATCTGAAGATCATTCGTGACGTAATGACCGAACAAGGCCTCGCTCCAGGAGTTATGAATGTCCTTGTTCATTATGTCATGCTCAAGACAGATATGAAGCTGTCGAAACCATACTTAGAGAAGATTGCCA
This Halobacillus salinarum DNA region includes the following protein-coding sequences:
- a CDS encoding glyceraldehyde-3-phosphate dehydrogenase, giving the protein MSKTKIAINGLGRIGRMVFRKAVLDDSLELVAVNASYPAETIAHMLKYDSVHGRFEGEITAAENCIVVDGKKIVLCSTRDPLTLPWRELEIDIVIEATGKFRSKEEAELHIEAGAKKVIITAPGKNVDSTIVMGVNEESFDPAFHDVVSNASCTTNCLAPVVKVLEEHFGIENGLMTTVHSFTNDQKNLDNPHKDLRRARGCTQSIIPTSTGAAKALGEVIPSMKGKLNGMALRVPTPNVSLVDLVVDLKREATVEEVNEAFRRYSKKDMQGILEYSEEPLVSIDYTTSPSSAIVDGLSTQVIGQRKVKVLAWYDNEWGYSCRVVDLAKFVGSFMNQKTEARVS
- the speD gene encoding adenosylmethionine decarboxylase, whose protein sequence is MDTMGRHVIAELWDCNESKLNDMSFIEQVFVDAALKAGAEVREVAFHKFAPHGVSGVVIISESHLTIHSFPEHGYASIDVYTCGDRIDPNVAAEYIVQALEAGRNETVEVPRGMGPVEVQQSRAL
- a CDS encoding cytosolic protein, with amino-acid sequence MSKHSETSENHRDEGLVSHYYKAKKDEVFRAVEAMFDTPSEVVASSKERGEITIKYKGKRSAFVVATVIMVRPFQTAVDFSVTTESGGPIDFGFSRNLIVSLYQQLDRQFPSIDPS
- the nrdR gene encoding transcriptional regulator NrdR; this translates as MKCPNCHYKSTKVLDSRPIEEGQAIRRRRECEACDFRFTTFERIEEVPLIVVKKEGTREEFSREKLMRGLIRACEKRPVAVEELENVTLDIEKELRNRGVSEVLSKDIGEMVMMRLSDIDEVAYVRFASVYRQFKDINVFIDELKELIKHEDKG
- a CDS encoding replication initiation and membrane attachment family protein, which codes for MEYAIGKLLPIDGYRLKKSGVSHNRERVALTHLYQPLLGQLAISLFQFLDSEFETMDEQEVHTHHTIMSYLSVQLDKIYEARKKLEAIGLLRSYKCIEDGHTVYLYEIVSPFTPEEFFLDEMLSLLLHHELGEDKYLALKKRVSHKSYDLSKYEETTAAFEDVFQPISQSASRLKKNVESKPNEYGLAKGPVVTDSRVDFHWLKETLRERMYPSDRILTGNNKRVIVQLAYLYNLTSTEIEKAVTWAINEDNEFMVEEFKAACHDFINARPSTSASPLESQREKLSSKEQQTGTKEEQFVAMLEQISPKELLEDLSSGSHAADQDLKIIRDVMTEQGLAPGVMNVLVHYVMLKTDMKLSKPYLEKIASHWARKNVSTVRQAMNMAKAEHQQYQQWGKQKKTYRQNGKKEVLPSWFKEQKNKSSTNEAASSYNSSEMAERIRRLTNKGNGS